A DNA window from Actinokineospora baliensis contains the following coding sequences:
- a CDS encoding proline racemase family protein translates to MRSVRCLHAVDSHTEGMPTRVITGGVGVIPGATMAERREYFMANLDHLREFLVNEPRGHSAMSGAILQPPTRPDADWGVVYIEVSGCLPMCGHGTIGVATVLVETGMVEVTEPETLIRLDTPAGLVEARVAVRDGRAESVTIENVPSFSLELDATVDVPGIGQVRYDMAYGGNFYAILPIADLGIPFDRAEKDRMLAAGLSIMDAINESNRPVHPGNPAITGCKHVQLVSPRANGGSRNAMVIHPGWFDRSPCGTGTSARLAQLHARGELEIGQDHINESLLGTHFVGRLVRATEVGDLSAVVPTVTGRAWITGTAQYLLDPTDPFPRGFVL, encoded by the coding sequence ATGCGTTCCGTCCGATGCCTACACGCCGTCGACTCCCACACCGAGGGCATGCCAACCCGCGTGATCACCGGTGGGGTGGGCGTCATCCCCGGCGCGACGATGGCCGAGCGCCGCGAGTACTTCATGGCCAACCTCGACCACCTGCGGGAGTTCCTGGTCAACGAACCGCGCGGCCACTCGGCCATGAGCGGGGCGATCCTCCAGCCGCCTACGCGGCCCGATGCTGACTGGGGTGTCGTCTACATAGAGGTGTCCGGGTGCCTACCTATGTGCGGGCACGGCACCATCGGTGTGGCGACCGTCCTGGTGGAAACGGGGATGGTTGAGGTCACCGAGCCGGAAACTCTTATCCGGCTTGACACCCCTGCCGGGCTCGTCGAAGCCAGGGTAGCGGTGCGGGATGGCCGCGCGGAGTCGGTGACCATCGAGAACGTCCCGTCGTTCTCGCTGGAGTTGGACGCGACGGTAGACGTGCCGGGTATCGGGCAGGTCCGCTACGACATGGCCTACGGCGGCAACTTCTACGCGATCCTGCCCATCGCGGACCTGGGCATCCCGTTCGACCGCGCGGAGAAGGACCGGATGCTCGCCGCCGGACTGTCCATCATGGACGCCATCAACGAGTCCAACCGGCCCGTGCACCCGGGCAACCCCGCCATCACGGGGTGCAAACACGTGCAGTTGGTGTCGCCGCGCGCCAATGGCGGTTCGCGCAACGCCATGGTGATCCACCCGGGCTGGTTCGACCGGTCCCCTTGCGGTACCGGCACTTCAGCCCGGTTGGCGCAGCTACACGCGCGCGGGGAACTCGAAATCGGCCAAGACCACATCAACGAGTCGCTTCTGGGAACCCACTTCGTGGGCCGGTTGGTGCGGGCGACCGAGGTGGGCGACCTGTCGGCGGTCGTGCCCACAGTCACCGGGCGAGCCTGGATCACCGGCACGGCCCAGTACCTGCTCGACCCAACCGACCCGTTCCCAAGGGGGTTCGTCCTGTGA
- a CDS encoding aldehyde dehydrogenase family protein: MSTSPQAPDDVVIDVPEGDAVGAVTRARAAQREWATTGPAVRAAALDAMADAVAGSDLAALIVREVGKPITEAKGEVARAVAILRYYAQQAFDPIGETYPGGLAFTVRRPRGVAGLITPWNFPLAIPVWKAAPALAFGNAAVIKPSPDATACALRLAELVEGHLPEGLFAVVPGGPDAGAALVDSADVVSFTGSGAVGRQVAVEAAARGIPAQCEMGGLSASIVLPDADLERAAADIAYAAMGFAGQKCTATKRVIAVGFGVRDALMSAVTALRIGDPNDPTTAVGPVINAAARDRVLAAGGSRADGDGWFVRPTLVGPGTRLDREEVFGPIATITEVADVDAAITLANATDYGLVTALYTADLEAALTYVQRCESGQVKVNMPTAGVDFHLPFGGERGSGYGGKEQGKAAAGFYTLSRTVQVSQ, from the coding sequence GTGTCCACCTCGCCCCAGGCTCCTGACGACGTCGTCATCGACGTGCCGGAGGGCGATGCCGTTGGCGCAGTGACGCGAGCTCGGGCCGCGCAACGAGAGTGGGCCACTACGGGGCCGGCGGTTCGCGCGGCCGCGCTCGACGCTATGGCCGACGCGGTGGCCGGGTCCGACCTCGCCGCGTTGATCGTGCGGGAAGTCGGCAAGCCCATCACCGAGGCCAAAGGCGAAGTCGCTCGTGCCGTCGCGATCCTCCGCTACTACGCGCAACAGGCATTCGACCCGATCGGGGAGACCTACCCGGGCGGGTTGGCGTTCACCGTGCGCAGGCCACGCGGCGTCGCTGGGCTGATCACGCCGTGGAACTTCCCGCTGGCGATCCCGGTGTGGAAGGCCGCACCGGCCCTGGCCTTCGGCAACGCCGCCGTGATCAAGCCGTCCCCCGACGCGACCGCGTGCGCGCTGCGGCTCGCCGAACTCGTCGAAGGGCACTTGCCCGAAGGCCTGTTCGCCGTCGTCCCGGGCGGTCCGGACGCGGGGGCCGCCCTGGTCGACTCGGCCGACGTCGTCTCGTTCACCGGATCGGGGGCAGTCGGCCGCCAGGTCGCCGTCGAGGCCGCCGCCAGGGGTATCCCCGCCCAGTGCGAGATGGGCGGGTTGTCAGCCTCGATCGTGCTGCCCGACGCCGACCTCGAGCGGGCAGCCGCCGACATCGCCTACGCCGCCATGGGGTTCGCGGGCCAGAAGTGCACCGCCACCAAACGGGTGATCGCTGTGGGCTTCGGGGTCCGCGACGCGCTCATGTCCGCTGTGACCGCATTGCGCATCGGCGACCCGAACGACCCGACCACCGCCGTCGGGCCGGTGATCAACGCCGCCGCCAGGGACCGGGTGCTCGCCGCGGGCGGCAGCCGGGCCGACGGCGACGGCTGGTTCGTCCGGCCGACCCTCGTCGGACCCGGCACTCGGCTCGACCGCGAGGAGGTGTTCGGGCCGATCGCCACCATCACCGAGGTCGCCGACGTCGACGCCGCGATCACCCTCGCCAACGCCACCGACTACGGCCTCGTCACCGCGCTCTACACCGCCGACCTGGAGGCCGCGCTGACCTACGTGCAGCGGTGCGAATCCGGGCAGGTGAAGGTCAACATGCCCACCGCGGGCGTCGACTTCCACCTGCCGTTCGGCGGTGAGCGCGGCTCCGGGTACGGCGGCAAGGAGCAGGGGAAAGCCGCGGCTGGCTTCTATACCCTCAGCCGCACCGTCCAGGTGTCCCAGTAG
- a CDS encoding aminopeptidase P family protein gives MSDRPARRDPSRLVEAEGFRDFVRDDWGPADRRVHLVDGAAEAAAAHRARLSAAFPGKRIAIAAGIAPTRSNDTDYQLRVDSDFGWLTNCSAEGAVLVMNPVGGGHDAVLHLREPAGPSEPDFFASARDGELWIGAVPGLAEWSEALQIECRPLEDLPRSLRGQLPEVLAAKGVDPLLDALVGAHSPELRTTLAELKRIKDDWEIGQLRAAVDATVLGFADVARELDTAVRGGGERWLQGTFDRRARALGNGPGYTSIVAAGPHAPVLHWTRCDGPVAEDGLLLLDAGVEVSTLYTADVTRTFPVAGEFTDAERRVYDLVLKAHLAGIAEVKPGRDYRAFHEAAMAVLAEGLHDWGMLPGSVEKSLDRNGQHHRRYIVCGIGHFLGMDVHDCARASAASYHEGVLEPGMALTVEPGLYFHPNDLTVPPELRGVGVRIEDDLVVTATGADVISDALPITADGITEWVRDRRG, from the coding sequence ATGAGCGACCGCCCTGCCCGACGAGACCCGTCGAGGTTGGTGGAAGCCGAGGGTTTCCGCGATTTCGTCCGCGACGACTGGGGCCCGGCCGACCGCAGGGTGCACCTGGTCGATGGCGCGGCTGAGGCCGCGGCCGCGCACCGCGCCCGGCTCTCCGCCGCGTTCCCCGGCAAGCGCATCGCCATTGCCGCGGGCATCGCCCCGACGAGGTCCAACGACACGGACTACCAGCTGCGGGTGGACAGCGACTTCGGCTGGCTCACCAACTGCAGCGCCGAGGGCGCCGTCCTGGTCATGAACCCGGTCGGCGGCGGCCACGACGCCGTCCTGCACCTGCGTGAGCCCGCGGGTCCGAGTGAGCCGGACTTCTTCGCCAGCGCCCGCGACGGGGAGCTGTGGATCGGTGCCGTGCCCGGCCTCGCGGAGTGGTCGGAGGCGCTGCAGATCGAGTGCAGGCCGCTGGAGGATCTGCCCCGCTCGCTGCGCGGCCAGCTGCCGGAGGTCCTCGCCGCGAAGGGCGTCGACCCACTGCTCGACGCCCTGGTCGGGGCGCACAGCCCGGAGCTGCGCACCACCCTCGCCGAGCTCAAGCGGATCAAGGACGACTGGGAGATCGGGCAGCTGCGGGCGGCCGTTGACGCCACCGTCCTCGGCTTCGCCGACGTGGCTCGTGAGCTGGACACGGCCGTGCGCGGTGGTGGTGAGCGGTGGCTGCAGGGCACCTTCGACCGGCGCGCCCGCGCTCTCGGCAACGGCCCCGGGTACACCTCTATCGTCGCCGCGGGCCCGCACGCCCCGGTCCTGCACTGGACCAGGTGCGACGGCCCTGTGGCCGAAGACGGCCTGCTGTTGCTGGACGCCGGTGTCGAAGTCAGCACCCTCTATACGGCCGACGTCACTAGGACCTTCCCGGTCGCAGGTGAGTTCACCGACGCCGAGCGCCGTGTGTACGACCTCGTCCTTAAGGCGCACCTGGCGGGTATCGCTGAAGTCAAGCCGGGGCGCGACTACCGCGCCTTCCACGAGGCGGCCATGGCTGTCCTCGCCGAGGGCCTGCACGACTGGGGCATGCTGCCCGGGTCGGTGGAGAAGTCGCTCGACCGCAACGGGCAGCACCACCGCCGCTACATCGTGTGCGGCATCGGCCACTTCCTCGGCATGGACGTGCACGACTGCGCCCGCGCGAGCGCCGCGTCCTACCACGAAGGCGTCCTCGAACCGGGCATGGCGCTGACCGTCGAACCCGGCCTCTACTTCCACCCCAACGACCTGACCGTGCCGCCGGAGCTGCGCGGCGTCGGGGTGCGCATCGAGGACGACCTGGTGGTCACCGCCACCGGCGCCGACGTCATCTCCGACGCGTTGCCCATCACAGCCGACGGGATCACCGAGTGGGTGCGCGACCGCCGGGGGTAG
- a CDS encoding DUF2786 domain-containing protein, with the protein MRTYGRQGSVALLAARLTEAAALGPVTALDRVRQVAEHGQVVATAAAAASLSRALELLWQRGWLPAEAVAAVPKALTALVTAAIGHECRRYPTARLHPVWRTQLAELDGTPIELTEPLVPSLSQVVELVSVLMALPQLPRLVPGPCEAAEQASGPAVDPRVMIKVRGLLAKAESTPFAAEAEALSAKAQELMSRYAFEQAVITADHPQQAAARRMWLSGPYQVPKAQLVDAVATANRCRSVFYPRLGCVGLVGHETDLEITELLAASLATQSTRAMAHAPGRTRAYRHAFLVAYAHRVHQRLTEAAAHVRPTATALVPALASREAAVEAKFTALYPGIRTRRTTATNPSGWTAGLAAADQADLHPHRRVAS; encoded by the coding sequence ATGCGAACGTATGGTCGACAGGGGTCGGTCGCTCTGCTCGCCGCCCGGCTGACCGAGGCCGCCGCGCTCGGGCCTGTGACGGCGCTCGACCGCGTTCGCCAGGTCGCCGAGCACGGCCAGGTGGTGGCCACGGCCGCCGCTGCCGCCTCGCTGTCGCGGGCGCTCGAACTGCTCTGGCAGCGCGGCTGGCTGCCCGCAGAGGCCGTCGCGGCGGTGCCGAAGGCGCTGACCGCCCTGGTCACGGCGGCCATCGGGCACGAATGTCGCCGCTACCCGACCGCCAGGCTGCACCCGGTGTGGCGCACGCAGCTCGCGGAGTTGGACGGCACCCCGATCGAGCTGACCGAGCCGCTGGTCCCCAGCCTGAGCCAGGTCGTGGAGCTCGTCTCGGTCCTGATGGCCCTGCCCCAGTTGCCCCGCCTGGTCCCGGGCCCCTGCGAGGCCGCCGAGCAGGCGAGCGGACCCGCGGTCGACCCGCGAGTGATGATCAAGGTGCGCGGCCTGCTGGCCAAGGCCGAGTCCACCCCGTTCGCCGCCGAGGCGGAGGCGCTCTCGGCCAAGGCCCAGGAGCTGATGTCGCGGTACGCCTTCGAGCAGGCCGTGATCACCGCCGACCACCCGCAGCAGGCCGCCGCCCGCCGGATGTGGCTCAGCGGTCCCTACCAGGTGCCCAAGGCCCAGCTGGTCGACGCCGTGGCCACCGCCAACCGCTGCCGCTCGGTGTTCTACCCCCGCCTCGGCTGCGTCGGCCTGGTCGGCCACGAGACCGACCTGGAGATCACCGAACTGCTCGCCGCGTCGCTGGCCACCCAGTCCACCCGCGCCATGGCCCACGCCCCCGGCCGCACCCGGGCCTACCGCCACGCCTTCCTGGTCGCCTACGCCCACCGCGTGCACCAGCGCCTCACCGAGGCCGCCGCCCACGTGCGCCCCACCGCAACGGCCCTGGTCCCAGCCCTGGCCTCCCGCGAGGCGGCCGTGGAAGCCAAGTTCACCGCCCTCTACCCCGGCATCCGCACCCGCCGCACCACAGCCACCAACCCCTCAGGCTGGACCGCAGGCCTAGCCGCCGCCGACCAAGCCGACCTCCACCCCCACCGCCGCGTCGCCAGTTAG
- a CDS encoding NAD(P)-binding domain-containing protein — translation MAVTLLGLGAMGTAIAQSWLTAGIRTTVWNRTAKALPGATVADSAAAAVAANRLVVVCLLDDDSVTSTLDGVDLAGKDLVNLMARRAERGFGDQDNASLVDELRQAP, via the coding sequence ATGGCAGTCACCCTCCTCGGACTCGGTGCGATGGGCACCGCGATCGCACAATCCTGGCTCACCGCGGGCATCCGGACGACCGTGTGGAACCGCACCGCCAAGGCGCTCCCCGGCGCGACGGTGGCCGACTCGGCGGCCGCGGCCGTCGCGGCCAACCGCCTGGTCGTCGTCTGCCTCCTCGACGACGACTCGGTCACCTCGACGCTCGATGGCGTTGACCTGGCGGGCAAGGACCTGGTCAACCTGATGGCGCGACGAGCCGAAAGGGGTTTCGGCGACCAGGACAACGCAAGCCTGGTAGACGAACTGCGCCAGGCGCCCTAA
- a CDS encoding winged helix-turn-helix transcriptional regulator produces the protein MATTPRPSGAYHCGIDAAMDVIGGKWKVLILWALDEHPCRFGELRRHLPGITEKVLTSHLRELESDGVVHRHPYNELPLRVEYSLTPRGRSLNAALAPLGTWGRENVIGT, from the coding sequence ATGGCCACCACCCCCCGCCCCAGCGGCGCCTACCACTGCGGCATCGACGCGGCGATGGACGTGATCGGCGGCAAGTGGAAGGTGCTCATCCTCTGGGCCCTCGACGAACACCCCTGCCGCTTCGGTGAGCTGCGCAGGCACCTGCCCGGCATCACCGAGAAGGTCCTCACCAGCCACCTCCGCGAACTCGAATCCGACGGCGTGGTCCACCGCCACCCCTACAACGAACTCCCCCTCCGCGTCGAGTACTCCCTCACCCCGCGCGGCCGGTCCCTCAACGCCGCCCTCGCCCCACTGGGCACCTGGGGCCGGGAGAACGTCATCGGCACCTGA
- a CDS encoding phosphotransferase, with the protein MTTDTGEADARFKKWMHDNLTRAAGHFGVSVVGVPLAGWLDRSISAAVSKDGTDHWLRVVSEDKQWTGGDFWTGNHDANVFTDLRKPRVLDVFEWEEWRQQRAELMTLVPGRACSPTDVLRIAVDLPDAWWTELRRTTDTVAATPTERVNSTQDKVTERLVQRFGQAVDSTVHKWETVHGDLHWANLLGPEFGLLDWELWGRGPAGTDAATLLSYSLLVPKTAQRVREVYADVLDTRAGRLAQLYVVARLSRRIEGGDYPDLAEPLKRHAAALLDG; encoded by the coding sequence TTGACGACCGATACCGGCGAAGCCGATGCACGGTTCAAGAAGTGGATGCACGACAACCTGACTCGCGCAGCGGGCCACTTCGGGGTGTCTGTCGTCGGTGTGCCCCTGGCCGGATGGCTCGATCGGTCGATCAGCGCGGCGGTCAGCAAGGACGGTACCGACCATTGGCTGCGGGTCGTGTCCGAGGACAAGCAGTGGACCGGCGGCGACTTCTGGACCGGTAACCACGATGCGAACGTGTTCACCGACCTCCGCAAGCCGCGGGTGTTGGACGTGTTCGAGTGGGAAGAGTGGCGGCAGCAGCGAGCCGAGTTGATGACCTTGGTACCTGGCCGAGCTTGCTCGCCGACGGACGTCCTGCGGATCGCGGTCGACCTGCCGGACGCGTGGTGGACCGAGCTGCGCCGCACCACCGACACCGTCGCGGCGACGCCCACTGAGCGGGTCAACAGCACGCAGGACAAGGTCACAGAACGGCTGGTGCAGCGGTTCGGCCAAGCCGTCGACTCCACCGTGCACAAGTGGGAAACAGTGCACGGTGACCTGCACTGGGCGAACCTGCTCGGCCCCGAGTTCGGCCTACTCGACTGGGAACTGTGGGGACGGGGACCGGCGGGGACCGATGCCGCGACGCTGCTGTCGTACAGCCTGTTGGTTCCCAAGACGGCCCAGCGGGTGCGGGAGGTCTACGCCGACGTACTCGACACCCGTGCTGGACGACTCGCTCAGCTCTACGTCGTCGCTCGGTTGTCACGCCGGATCGAGGGTGGGGATTACCCAGACTTGGCCGAACCGCTCAAGCGCCACGCTGCGGCCCTGCTCGACGGCTAA
- a CDS encoding AAA family ATPase, whose protein sequence is MFVSRAHVPESLRPDDYRQWPYSVPAVAEVVERGVEFTHPVTFLVGDNGSGKSTLVEAIAEGFKLDARGGRAARKAGNANPSKTALGEVLRLETTAKGARMLAGPRLKKKGFFLRAETAFSMTENLGGVPGYWEENTAEMSHGEGFLAVFRSMFRAPGFYVMDEPESALSFTACLQLVSLMHELGRSGAQVICATHSPILASTPGADIVEVGEHGLRRTKWDDLALVTHWRRYLDNPSAYLRHITDA, encoded by the coding sequence GTGTTCGTCAGCCGCGCGCACGTGCCTGAGTCCCTACGTCCCGACGACTACCGACAGTGGCCTTACTCCGTGCCCGCCGTGGCGGAGGTTGTCGAGCGCGGGGTTGAGTTCACGCACCCGGTCACCTTCCTCGTCGGCGACAACGGTTCTGGCAAGTCGACCTTGGTCGAGGCCATCGCCGAGGGGTTCAAGCTGGACGCGCGCGGCGGGCGAGCAGCCCGCAAGGCAGGCAACGCCAATCCGTCCAAGACGGCGTTGGGTGAAGTGCTGCGACTGGAGACCACCGCCAAGGGCGCTCGCATGTTGGCCGGTCCTCGTCTGAAGAAGAAGGGCTTCTTCCTGCGAGCTGAAACCGCGTTCAGCATGACCGAGAACCTTGGCGGTGTTCCCGGGTATTGGGAGGAGAACACCGCGGAGATGAGCCACGGTGAGGGGTTCCTCGCCGTGTTCCGCTCGATGTTTCGTGCCCCCGGGTTCTACGTGATGGATGAGCCCGAGTCGGCGCTGTCCTTCACGGCCTGTCTGCAATTGGTGTCGCTCATGCACGAACTGGGCCGGTCAGGTGCTCAAGTCATCTGCGCGACGCACTCGCCGATCCTGGCCTCGACTCCCGGGGCTGACATTGTCGAGGTGGGCGAGCACGGACTACGCCGGACCAAGTGGGATGACCTTGCACTGGTCACCCACTGGCGCCGCTACCTCGACAACCCCAGCGCGTACCTTCGGCACATCACCGACGCGTGA
- a CDS encoding radical SAM protein, producing the protein MRQLDRGVELNDLSFLWLEITGKCQLQCSHCYAESGPTGTHGEMGSVDWERVIDQAAGLGVEMVQFIGGEPTLHRSLPDFVGRALGRGLQVEVFSNLVHVPERLWEVFTQPGVQLATSYYSDSATEHEAITKGRGSYKRTKANIAEAGRRSIPLRVGLIDVADEQRVEQAREELTALGVTGEVRVDHLRQVGRGVRTVEPDVSQLCGHCGKGKVAVAPDGSVWPCVFSRWMPVGNVRQDSLAEILSGPALAEAIAQLEQQFAATPHSGKPCDPQCGPNCGPACTPQCWPTGSGPCGPKGGCQPNYD; encoded by the coding sequence TTGCGCCAACTAGACCGAGGGGTTGAGTTGAACGATTTGTCATTCCTCTGGCTGGAGATCACCGGAAAGTGTCAACTCCAGTGCTCCCATTGCTACGCGGAGTCCGGGCCGACCGGCACTCACGGCGAGATGGGGTCAGTGGACTGGGAGCGCGTCATCGACCAGGCTGCGGGGCTCGGGGTTGAGATGGTGCAGTTCATCGGCGGGGAGCCCACGTTGCACCGCTCGCTGCCTGACTTCGTCGGTCGGGCGCTGGGGCGCGGTCTGCAAGTCGAGGTGTTCAGTAACCTTGTGCACGTGCCGGAACGCCTGTGGGAGGTCTTCACCCAACCGGGGGTTCAGCTCGCGACGAGCTACTACAGCGACAGCGCCACCGAGCATGAGGCGATCACCAAGGGGCGCGGTAGCTACAAGCGCACCAAGGCGAACATCGCTGAGGCTGGGCGCCGCTCGATCCCCTTGCGCGTTGGACTGATTGACGTCGCGGATGAGCAGCGAGTCGAGCAGGCTCGCGAGGAACTCACCGCGCTCGGGGTCACCGGTGAGGTGCGGGTCGACCACCTGCGCCAAGTTGGCCGCGGCGTCCGAACCGTAGAGCCGGACGTGTCGCAACTGTGCGGGCACTGCGGTAAGGGCAAGGTGGCGGTGGCACCGGATGGGTCGGTGTGGCCCTGTGTGTTCTCTCGGTGGATGCCGGTCGGGAACGTCCGGCAGGACTCTCTCGCCGAGATCCTGAGCGGTCCGGCGCTGGCGGAGGCCATCGCCCAACTGGAACAGCAGTTCGCGGCGACGCCGCACTCCGGCAAGCCGTGCGACCCTCAGTGTGGGCCGAACTGTGGGCCAGCGTGCACTCCGCAATGCTGGCCCACCGGCAGCGGTCCGTGCGGTCCCAAGGGCGGCTGCCAGCCCAACTACGACTAG
- a CDS encoding LLM class flavin-dependent oxidoreductase yields MPYSVLDLAPVASGSSETAALRNSLDLARATERLGFHRYWVAEHHNMPGIASSAPAVLLAHIAMATERIRVGSGGVMLPNHPALVVAEQFGMLEALHPGRVDLGIGRAPGTDQVTARALRRTEGALSADDFPDQLIELANYFTGRDSNGVTAVPALGNQPAMWLLGSSGYSAQAAGYLGLPFAFAHHFSSENTLPALALYREKFQPSAALSKPYSMIAAHVVCAEDDETARRLAEPAALQFLQLRKGTPGRLPSPEETATYPYTELDRLFIEERMASQIVGGPDTVRDKIDDLLAKTGVDELMITTSVFNHADRVRSYERVAELVGLAPAKV; encoded by the coding sequence ATCCCGTACTCGGTCCTCGACCTCGCCCCGGTGGCCAGCGGCTCATCGGAGACCGCGGCGCTGCGCAACAGCCTCGACCTCGCCAGGGCGACCGAGCGGCTCGGCTTCCACCGGTACTGGGTCGCCGAGCACCACAACATGCCCGGCATCGCCAGTTCCGCGCCCGCCGTCCTGCTCGCCCACATCGCGATGGCCACCGAGCGGATCCGGGTCGGCAGCGGCGGGGTCATGCTCCCGAACCACCCCGCTTTGGTGGTGGCCGAGCAGTTCGGGATGCTGGAGGCGCTGCACCCCGGCCGGGTCGACCTGGGCATCGGGCGGGCACCGGGGACCGACCAGGTGACGGCCAGGGCGCTGCGGCGCACCGAAGGCGCGTTGTCGGCTGACGACTTCCCCGACCAGCTCATCGAGTTGGCGAACTACTTCACCGGCCGCGACTCCAACGGCGTGACCGCCGTACCCGCACTGGGCAACCAGCCCGCGATGTGGCTACTGGGCTCCAGCGGCTACAGCGCCCAAGCGGCCGGGTACCTGGGCCTGCCGTTCGCCTTCGCCCACCACTTCAGCTCCGAGAACACCCTGCCCGCCCTGGCCCTCTACCGCGAAAAGTTCCAGCCATCGGCGGCGCTGTCCAAGCCGTACTCCATGATCGCGGCCCACGTGGTCTGCGCCGAAGACGACGAAACCGCACGCCGCCTGGCCGAACCCGCCGCCCTGCAGTTCCTGCAACTGCGCAAGGGAACACCGGGCCGACTCCCCTCACCCGAGGAAACCGCCACCTACCCGTACACCGAGCTGGACCGGCTGTTCATCGAGGAGCGGATGGCCTCCCAGATCGTCGGCGGACCGGACACGGTGCGCGACAAGATCGACGACCTGCTGGCCAAGACCGGGGTGGACGAGCTGATGATCACCACGAGCGTCTTCAACCACGCCGACCGCGTGCGCAGCTACGAACGAGTGGCCGAACTCGTGGGATTGGCCCCGGCGAAGGTGTGA